The nucleotide sequence ATTTAATGACAGTATGGGGATTGGAATTGATGAGAAAAAATTGGCTTCAAGGCTGAGACTACACccagagaaagatagggactttGTTCCGTTACCCGAACCACTTCTTCGCAAGTAtatatcttacgcgagaagctatGTTACCCCCCGGTATTCTGTCAGCTCCTTTTCACTTATCAATACCATATATGTAATGCAATTAGTTCTTATTTTGTTATTTTTCTTCTCTCGGCTCAAGTATGTCAGAACCAGCAGCGGTGGTACTGCGGAAATATTACTTGAATTTGAGAGCACATAGTACTTGTTCTGATGGCACACCCATCACAGCCAGACAATTGGAAAGCCTTGTGAGGTTAGCAGAAGCTCGCGCTCGGGTGGATCTAAGAGAAGAAGTGACTGAACAAGATGCGAAGGTAAATAAGTAGAATacttaacaccccccccccccccctccccggctCCCTCCTCCCCATTTTGTACATATGCGCACCTTGCACCCTTGCACTGCCAGTTTGGATTTCTTCATACTTCATACCTAAATTACCAGCAGAGAATTTTTCTGTTGGTTTAGGTTCTTGTCCATGATTGCTGGGAAAATCTGAGTTCTTTCTCGTGCTAGTTTTCATCCTCAGCAAATTACTGAATCAAACTTAGAAGCATGATGAATTATGTTTTTTAATCTCCATATCATGTCGATGTTGCAGAtttattttttctgtctgtttgcTGCTTTATAAATCTGAAAATGTGAACGTACGGTGCTTATTGCATGCCTAAGGCTTATGCAAAGTGTTGTCTGGCAAATACAGTCGGATAGTTAGATGACATCAAGAGGCACACCTTTTTAATCAAAAATGGGCGTGCAATCTCATTCTGCGTTTTATTATGTTGCAGGATGTTGTTGAGATCATGAACGAATCCTTATATGACAAATATGTTGATGAGCATGGTTGTGTGGACTATGCTCGGAGTGGTGGGATGAGCCAACAGAAGGAGGCAAAAAGACTTATGAGTGCCTTAAACAAGCAATCTGAGTTGCAGCAAAAGGATCACTTTTCAAGAGCCGTAAGCAATTATGCATCTAAAATATTTTGATGAAAGGCTGGTCTGTTAGTTATTGCATATACACAAATCAATTGACATGGAAAGAGTACCAATTTTAGTTCAGCTACAATTCTGGTCCTGCTATGATCGACGAAATTTGACTTACTTGCTTTTTGTGCATTTTGATTCTTTTGTTACGCGGTTTCTCCAGTCAATAGGAGCATCTTCTTGAGGTTCCTCTGATGTTCTGTAATTTTCCCTTTGTAGGAGATACGGAGCTTAGCAGATAAAATCAGCTTGCAAGTTCCAGATTTAGATGATATTATGGAAAGATTGAACAGTGCCGGTTATATTGTACATAAAGGACAAAACATATACCAGGTATTGTCTCATAAAACTGCTTGACAGCAAGAAGTTTTGATCTAGTTTTTGGTGTCAGATACATTAGATGGGTATCCTGGTGTCGTGCTGATTATTGGTTATGAGTTTATGACTGGTAGACTCATGATGAGCCCTCCACTGAGAATCTAACTTCTTATTGTCTGTGAAACAGATATTGACCTCATCATGTTCACGGACCCAGCCAACAAGGTCAAGATGGTGAGTTCTCCTACACCCTACATGAAAACATGGGAGTTTGGTGTTGGTATTATGCTAAATTTTATATCTGTGTCACACGTTAACGTCTGGTTGACTAACAGTTACTTTGGGTCAGTGTCCAACACTTGCCATTGTTGTGACAAGATAACTTTGCAAAGGTTTCCTCTTCTTTGCTGCCGATTCATGATAGTTTTGTTTTTCTGGCAGATGTAGGGGGGGATTCGTTCTGCAACTCGTATGGACCGTTATGTACAGTATAGTCATGTGATGGCCTCTAATTTAATGTGTGGATAGCTCTGTGAATGCTGTTTATCGTAGCAGTTGTAGCTGATAATGACAAATATAATATCCTTGTGAGTTCCAGCATGTTAACGGAACATTCTGTTTTCGTTAAAGAATCGTCTATTTCCTGGACATTGGTGATCATGAATGCCGATTCTTTTTGTAAAAGAAACTTAGTGCTTCTATGAGACTTTTAAATAACCCCTTAGGGCTGAGAAATAGCGAACCCGCTTTGCTTATACGTTCAGCGTACGGTAGTGTATTTATTTGGACGAATGCAGTATATTATAAGAGAAAGAGTTACACAAGTAATTGGGCGGTGATGAAGGTGACCACCAAGGTAGACAAATTGAGGGCTACAGGTTACAGATTACAAGTTTCATAGAATCATAGTACCATCAAGGAGGCCTCCATGTTAGCCTCATCGGCGGTTTCACCTACATTTTGCTCTACGGGAATGTGGGACCGCTCGTGTtttaacctactccctccgtctggtgaagagtgtacatctaggTTTAAAATTTGCccacaaaagagtgtacttctatcttcccaatgcactttaaagtaagaaaaaatacttctctctcatcacacggtaatcaagaccaatagtaatctacacatggtcttcttaatttctacatgcacttagctcattggagggtgggtaattaaagaggagagagatagtggctcgcacctttccaatgcattttttactcaacttcataatttgtcctaaaatttctagatgtacactcttcaccggacggagggagtacgtctgtGCTCTACGCTTACCAGTGGAATTGTTTTGTGTGCTAGTATCTTCTTTACAGAGAAAGCAGCCTTATCAGAGTTCCAGTGATGCTTGTCCTGCCCTATCTGCCGCCAATGCTTCACTTGTTCCGTGTTGGGGCATATCTTTCGTTGCCCATTAGTGATAGACGCCAATGATCAAAGCAATCAAACTAATTTCCTCAGAGGGCAGACAAAACTTATCCAAATCATGGAAACAAAACTCAATAGCGACTGTCAACAGCAGAGAAGGAACATATCTCGCTAGTACAACTTCAGGTTACCTATAGAAATGAGAATTCTGAATGGAGGCTAGCTCCATGAAGCTCGTATTTTTGTAAAAATCAGAAATTACAGTTTTGAgtttaaaaaaattctaaaaatatcaCACGTTCATACAGATATATACTCCATGTGTGCAACTTTTAAAGACGAAAATGGCGAGAGCTACACTAGGAAGACAAAATCGTGATTCTGAAAATGGCAAACATATTTTGTGTAGCTAGACCTGTATATTGTTCTTCGGGTAATTTTGGAAAATCAAAATGTgttatttgaatttttcaaaaaaaaaacatgggGCTCAGGACATAGCTAATTTAGTAGACTTCTCAAAAAATACTCCACTATCTAATCCAAATATCCATTCCAATCCACACGACGATTGGTACAGATTTCTTTTCAGTACCATACTACTGCAAAATTATGAGAAGGTTTCTAAACAAACATCCAACTAGCCAGCAGGGTAACAAGCAATAATATATATCCAGATCATGGAAACAATACTCTTAATAGCAACTGTTAAGAGAAAGCAGCAGCAGAGAAGGAACAAATCTCGCTAGTACAACTTCAGGTTATATAGGACTTTGTAAACATAGCAGGCAACTTTCCTCCCCAAACGACCAGAGCCTTACAGTCCATTCCATCCTTGCCTATCAAAACTGCAATCTAAGATCTGGGCTTCTCTTTCTTCTCCTTGAAGAGAGCGAGCAGCGACACACCAGATACCTTGACAACCTTGAACCTGACACCAGGAATATCTCCCACAGCATGACCCTTACGACCGAATCCAGCAATCAGCACCTCGTCCTGAAGCATCCATCAAAGCCAAGAGGTTAGGTTGGTTGCATATAGCAGACATGTCGCATATATCTGAGCAATGGGTGAGGGGCACATACGTTTTCCTCGATGAAGTTCAGGCAACCATCATTGGGCACAAAGGCAGCGATCTTCTTCCCGTTCTTCACCAGCTGGACACGAGCACACTTACGGATGGCAGAGTTAGGCTGCTTGGCCTCAATACCGCTGCAGGGGACCAATTGCACGTTGGTCAGGATTCAAAACATGAGATAAAAACAAGGGAACATAAATCTGCTGTTCAACTTACATCTTCTCCAAAACAATGCCCTTGGCGTGAGACGATCCAGCGAAGGGTTTCTTCCACTCATTGCCCAAGTGGCTCTTCTTGTATGCCTTGTCAGCCCACCTCTGGTTCCTGCGGTGGGTCTTGAGCTTGCGCCCGGCTCCCATACCACGTGTCTTACTGTGATAAGAATTCAACCATGCTTACATTAATTAAACAGATGTCAAAAGTTAAAGCAGGTGTATTACTACCAACTTGACAAGCAACAGGAAAATCTTGACCAAAAATCCAACAACATAACTATGCAAGATGCATAAATAGGATATGTTCATGATGTAGTTGGAAGCACAGAGCTTATGTTGCAGCCAACTACACATGTGAACACATCCCAAAGCAAGTCCTGAAATAAAGAACATGTCACTGAACTGAAGTGGTGCATACTGCATACACATCCATTTGGTACAATCATTTCTCCTTGCCTTCTAAACTGACAAGTAGTTAACATATTAATACATATTGCAATCATGACAGCAAGGAGCTGGACACATTCTAAACATGAGCAAACTGAAACCAAACTAGAGGCTATAAAGAAACTCGTATTGTATGCTACCATGCACAACTTCCCGTGCCCAATCATCTGAGCAAAGGAATACAGATAACATGGTGGCAACGAATTTATGTTGCTTATGAATATGTTTAGCACTGAAGTTGTATCTGATCAGCACTGGACCGTCAATAAGCTCAGTTCATCGCAATGGAACTACAATCTCATCCTCTGACCCCAGCACAAATCAGCCTAAATGacatggttctacttggcacttgcTAGTCCAAGAACATAGCACAAGAACATCTACATATCAACTGAACGTGTGCATATGTTGCAACCAACTACAGATATGTAGATGTGTACACATTAATTGCAACAAACTACGGATATGTACATATTCAAGGCAAATCCTGGAATAAAGAGCATGTCACTGAACTGAGCTGGTGCATACTGCATACATATACATATGTTCCAACCATTTCCCTTCGAATTACAAACTAGCAACTAATTAACATATTAATCATCTATCACAAACATAACGAGCAGGGAGGTGGATATACTCTAAACATGGCCACCATACAGAGCATCATGAAAACCACCTGCCTAGAGGTTAAAAAGGAAGACGTATTGTATGCTACCATGCATAGCTTCCACGGCCAGATCATCTGGACAAAGGAATACAGATAACACGGTGGCAACGAATTCATGTCGCTTATGAATATGTTTAGCACTGACGTTGTATCTGATCAGCACTGGACCGTCATTAAGCGAAGTTTCGTCGGATCGGAACGACGATCCGGTCCTCTAACCCTAGCACAAATCAGCCTAGATCACATGGTACTACTGGGCATTTGCTAGAACAAGAAAGCGAGACGAGAGCGTCGACATATCGGAGCAAGAACCGGGGAGAGCTACGAAGAAACATCTCTGTCCAGGACCGATAGACCAGGGGCGAGAAAGAGCAAGGTACCGCATTAGGGTGAAGGAGGAGAAGAGCTCTTAGCACGCACCCCATGATGGCGGAGGGAGAGGCCGGGAGATCTCCGGGCGGGCGGCGAGGGGAGAGGTCGGGAGATCTCCGGTGGCAGGGGCTTCttcgcgggcgacggcggcggcggcggctagaggaGTGAGGAGGGGAGACGAGGGGGGATATATAGCGGGGGTTTGGGCGTTTAGGGTTTCCGTGCGCCGACATGCGTGCTGGCGTGATGGATCCAGTCTGGGTTTTTTCCTGCTTCTACCCCCGGATAACACATCTTTTCCACATATGACCCCAAAATGTGCATTTCTCAAAGGGCCGCGTGCACGAGTCGACAAGAGCTTTGCACGTCCATGCTTCGTGAATTCATTTTGCtcgatttgttttttgtttttgaggGACTCGATTTGTTTTGTTGGGTGATGCAAATCGGAGGAGACAGGGTTCACGGCTTTGAACTGTAGCTAGGAGTGCCATTCAAGTCGAGTCAGAGTCAGTTTGGCCCAACTCGATAGAGCTCGTTGTCTAGTTAGCTCAATTTGACTTGTTAACAAAACTAGCTCACAGTTGAAAATTGTGCATCATCAAAATAGAGTTGCTTATAGTATATGAAGATCTGTCGCTTGTTGATTGCGCCGCGTGCCAGATAGCGTTACTCATGATGTACTAGCAGACTGTAATTCTGTTTCCGAGGAATAAAAACCCACATTATCCTGCAGAAGAAAACTAGCTCAAATTCAAATTTGGCTcagactcgtataactcgcgagctagCTCATTTAACTTGTTAAGCCTGTTATGAACTGTGAATAACAAAATATGCGTATTATGTATGACAACAATCAACAACAATATTGATGCTTATCTTTTGGCCCTTTTGATTAATGAGTTATTTGATTAGTGAGCTAAGCGACTaactttttttttggaaaagaagaatgaccacagcctctgcatcaatcgatgcatgcaacCATAGCTAAACGACTAACTCATTAGCTTGGCTCGTTAAACTCATTATGTTAACAAGCTCAAATTAAAACTTGACTCACTATTCTCAAATTCGAGTCGAGTTAAACCGGGTCATGAGCTACTCGTTTAGCTTATGAGTTTCAAGTTAAAGTTCCAGCCCTAACTGTAGCTATGGACTAACTAATAATATAAGTGGGGGGTTATTTGTAGAAGAGTACATATGGATCCTTCAGTTCCATCTCTTCTCACGAGTATGATTTCAATTGTGTGTGACTCGGATTCACCTTAAAAGTATCTTCCACTTTTTTGTACGATCCAAACAAACAAGATTGTAATTGTGGTTTCAATGTATAAAGACAAAGATTCAACAAATGTGATGGCTATTGTGCACAACTCCTCTCCACATCTTTCACCCCTGCCCCTGGCTCCCCGTGTCAGGGCATTTTCAATGAAAGTCATCTAATAATATTGTCATGTGTATGTGGAAAAGCTCAGACATCCAACTGTGCCCATCAAATTCGGACCATGTGCTATGACTGATAATGGATCGggcggttgatgtctactacacaacttattcttgtagattcgtgttgggcctccaagcgcagagttttgtaggacaatagcaatttttcctcaagcagatgacctaagatttatcaatccatgggaggcgtagaatgaagatggtctatctccaacaaccctgcaatcaaatacaagaaatctcttgtgtccccaacacacacaatacaatggtaaattgtataggtgcactagttcagcgaagagatggtgatacaagtgtagtatggatagtagatataggtttttgtaatctaaaaatataaaaacagcaaggtagaagtgataaaacggagcacaaatggtattgcaggcctatagttcatactttcactagtgcaatctctcaacagtgctaacataattgaatcatataacaatctcttaatgtgcgacaaagaatcactctaAAGTTTTTATCTAGTGGAAaatataagatgaaattgtttgtaggatacaaaaccacctcaaagttatcattttcgatcaatctattgagctattcatataagtgtcacaaatagcccaagagttcgtactaaaataacaccatatgatgcacatcaaccaactctaatgtcacctagatacttcaa is from Triticum aestivum cultivar Chinese Spring chromosome 1B, IWGSC CS RefSeq v2.1, whole genome shotgun sequence and encodes:
- the LOC123136323 gene encoding 40S ribosomal protein S23, yielding MSAHGNPKRPNPRYISPLVSPPHSSSRRRRRRPRRSPCHRRSPDLSPRRPPGDLPASPSAIMGKTRGMGAGRKLKTHRRNQRWADKAYKKSHLGNEWKKPFAGSSHAKGIVLEKIGIEAKQPNSAIRKCARVQLVKNGKKIAAFVPNDGCLNFIEENDEVLIAGFGRKGHAVGDIPGVRFKVVKVSGVSLLALFKEKKEKPRS